One stretch of Paroedura picta isolate Pp20150507F chromosome 13, Ppicta_v3.0, whole genome shotgun sequence DNA includes these proteins:
- the ASPHD2 gene encoding aspartate beta-hydroxylase domain-containing protein 2 translates to MSLEWLMGWSGSLDKLRDFIGTGIQSVRDCNSSALGTVAFLLAMFVWYCYHVGREQPRAYVTVNSLMQGIDGSGLQNGYAHCHSPECMRCAHSDGLNQKLYHNLQEYAKRYSWSGMGRIHKGIREQGRYLSSRPSIQKPEVFFLPDLPSAPYFSREAQKHDVELLERSFPIIRCEFEALYRAFSNCSLPRGWKVNSTPSGEWLAFFLVNQGTCVPRNCRKCPRTYRLLGSLRTCVGHNVFGNACFSVLTPGTVITEHYGPTNTRLRCHLGLKTPGNCELVVGGEPQCWAEGRCLLFDDSFLHTAFHGGLPEEGPRVVFMVDLWHPNVAAAERQALDFIFAPGR, encoded by the exons aTGTCCCTGGAGTGGCTGATGGGATGGAGCGGGTCGCTGGACAAGCTGAGGGACTTCATTGGCACAGGAATCCAGAGTGTCCGGGACTGCAACTCCAGCGCGCTTGGCACGGTGGCCTTCCTCCTTGCCATGTTCGTGTGGTATTGCTACCACGTTGGGCGTGAGCAGCCGCGGGCGTACGTCACGGTGAACTCGCTCATGCAGGGCATCGACGGCAGCGGCCTGCAGAACGGCTACGCTCACTGCCACTCGCCGGAGTGCATGCGCTGCGCCCACAGCGACGGCCTGAACCAGAAGCTGTACCACAACCTGCAGGAGTACGCCAAGCGCTACTCCTGGTCAGGCATGGGCCGGATCCACAAGGGCATCCGCGAACAAGGCCGCTACTTGAGCAGCCGGCCCTCCATCCAGAAGCCGGAGGTCTTCTTCCTGCCGGACCTGCCCAGCGCTCCCTACTTCTCGCGGGAGGCCCAGAAGCACGACGTGGAGCTGCTGGAGAGGAGCTTCCCCATCATCCGGTGCGAGTTCGAGGCACTCTACAGGGCCTTCTCAAACTGCAGCCTGCCTCGGGGCTGGAAGGTCAACAGCACGCCCAGCGGGGAGTGGCTGGCCTTCTTCCTGGTCAACCAGGGCACCTGCGTGCCCCGGAACTGCCGGAAGTGCCCCCGGACGTACCGCTTGCTGGGCAGCCTGCGCACCTGCGTGGGCCACAACGTCTTCGGGAACGCCTGCTTCTCCGTGCTGACTCCAGGCACCGTCATCACCGAGCACTACGGCCCCACCAACACCCGCCTCCGCTGCCACTTGG GTCTGAAGACCCCCGGCAACTGCGAactggtggtgggaggggagccGCAGTGCTGGGCCGAAGGGCGCTGCCTGCTCTTTGACGACTCCTTCCTGCACACAGCCTTCCACGGAG GTCTCCCCGAGGAAGGCCCCCGCGTTGTCTTCATGGTGGACCTCTGGCACCCCAACGTGGCCGCAGCAGAGCGCCAGGCCCTTGACTTCATCTTCGCTCCAGGACGATGA
- the SEZ6L gene encoding LOW QUALITY PROTEIN: seizure 6-like protein (The sequence of the model RefSeq protein was modified relative to this genomic sequence to represent the inferred CDS: inserted 3 bases in 3 codons; deleted 2 bases in 1 codon) → MPGPRGLALLFLLLLDSHVARRPPDTNAHPSRTVPLRSGELLNNTLLGENGGSRPPSRGGPTGHRMEKDAAPPETTAPSGTRQKQGNVARKHPRLRGGPARLPQAAAHPSEPNSRLLFSLEGISTPEVILRAAHEEKPTVPEPALWGSRKGGRGVTGHSSLQISPFTTIPLTSQPVSHGGRGAAGPVLGEAKAPPHEEEGSSLVPIRAKDPEEEEEEEEEEEEEEAAARGASLEEGQETTTSTIVTTTVVSTEHSPTLCGMNFHEPEGYIDSTDYPPLPRSHFLDCTYNVTVYTGYGVELQVKSVNLSEGEVLSIRGVDNDNLVXLANQTLLVEGQVIRSPTNTISVYFRTFPEDVVGTFPTALPSVVLSCSFPQRPAFGEVAVLXLHPGGTAHVHCHLGYELEGPEVRTCVNASKPHWSPPESSCSAPCGGTVQNATLGRILAPTRLQNHSEGMLCVWTPPCPEGQRLHLHFERXLLGDKQRMAVHNGETNLSLVLFDTQQSSSLPFEGVISEGPVLRVEFVSEDPSPAPVFNIRFEAFEKGHCYEPYIQNGNFTTSDPTYNLGAVVEFTCDPGHSLDQGPAIIECINTRDPYWNDTEPLCRAMCGGQLSTAAGVVLSPNWPGPYAEGEDCVWRVHVGEEKRILLDIQFLNLSDSDILTIYDGDDLNTHILGQFLGSGGPQKLYSSTPDLTIQFHSDPAGLIFGKGRGFIMNYIEVSRNDSCSDLPEIQNGWKTTSHTELVREARITYQCDPGYDIVGRDTLTCQWDLSWSSDPPFCEKIMYCTDPGEVEHSSRLISDPVLLVGTTIQYSCSPGFVLEGSSLLTCYSRETGTPIWTSRLPRCVPEESLACDNPGLPENGYQILYKRLYLPGESLTFMCYEGFELLGQVAIQCLLGQPSRWSGPLPVCRVNQDSFEHALEVAEAAAQSSLEGGNLALATFLPVLLVSLLLGAAYVYITRCRYSSSLRLPLMCSHPYSQITVETEFDNPIYETGETREYEVSI, encoded by the exons ACACGAACGCTCACCCTTCCAGGACGGTGCCGCTCCGCTCGGGGGAACTCCTGAACAACACGCTTCTCGGAGAGAATGGCGGCTCCAGACCCCCCTCCAGAGGAGGCCCCACCGGCCACCGGATGGAGAAGGATGCCGCCCCCCCAGAGACCACGGCTCCATCTGGCACGAGGCAGAAGCAAGGGAATGTGGCCAGGAAGCACCCGAGACTCCGGGGGGGCCCCGCCAGGCTTCCCCAAGCGGCCGCCCACCCCAGCGAGCCAAACTCCCGGCTGCTCTTCTCCCTGGAGGGCATCTCCACGCCTGAGGTCATCCTCAGGGCAGCCCACGAAGAGAAGCCCACGGTGCCAGAGCCGGccctctggggcagcaggaaagggggcCGTGGGGTGACCGGCCACTCCTCACTGCAGATCTCCCCCTTCACAACCATCCCGCTGACTTCCCAGCCTGTGTCTCACGGCGGCCGGGGAGCTGCGGGGCCAGTCCTGGGGGaggccaaggcccctccccacgAGGAGGAAGGCAGCAGCCTGGTGCCCATCAGAGCCAAAgatccagaggaggaggaggaggaggaggaggaggaggaggaggaggaggcagcggcaAGGGGAGCATCCTTGGAGGAGGGCCAGGagaccaccacctccaccatcgTGACCACCACAGTGGTTTCCACGGAGCACTCGCCAA CGCTCTGCGGCATGAACTTCCACGAGCCCGAGGGATACATCGACTCCACGGACTACCCTCCGCTGCCACGGAGCCACTTCCTGGACTGCACTTACAACGTGACGGTCTACACAGGGTATGGGGTGGAGCTGCAG gtgAAAAGTGTCAACCTGTCCGAAGGTGAAGTTCTCTCCATCCGTGGAGTGGACAATGACAACCTGG ACTTGGCCAATCAGACCCTCTTGGTGGAAGGCCAGGTGATCCGGAGTCCCACCAACACCATCTCTGTCTACTTCCGCACCTTCCCAGAGGACGTCGTTGGGACCTTCCCAACTGCACTACCAAG TGTTGTGCTGAGCTGCAGCTTCCCCCAGAGGCCGGCCTTTGGTGAGGTGGCCGTCC GCCTCCATCCGGGGGGCACGGCCCACGTCCACTGCCACCTGGGCTATGAACTGGAGGGCCCTGAAGTCCGGACCTGTGTCAATGCCTCCAAGCCCCACTGGAGCCCCCCAGAGTCCAGCTGCTCag CACCCTGCGGAGGGACGGTGCAGAATGCCACCCTGGGCCGCATCCTGGCACCCACCCGCCTGCAGAACCACAGTGAGGGCATGCTGTGCGTGTGGACCCCTCCATGC CCAGAAGGCCAGAGGCTGCACCTGCACTTTGAAC CTCTGCTGGGAGACAAGCAAAG GATGGCCGTCCACAATGGGGAGACGAACCTCTCCCTCGTGCTCTTCGACACCCAGCAGAGCAGCAGCCTGCCCTTCGAAGGGGTGATCAGCGAAGGCCCCGTCCTGCGGGTGGAGTTTGTGTCCGAAGACCCCAGCCCGGCCCCCGTGTTCAACATCCGATTTGaag CTTTCGAGAAGGGCCACTGCTATGAGCCGTATATCCAGAATGGGAACTTCACCACCTCCGACCCAACCTACAACCTGGGGGCCGTGGTGGAGTTCACCTGTGACCCGGGACACTCCCTGGACCAAGGGCCGGCCATCATTGAGTGCATCAACACCCGGGACCCCTACTGGAATGACACGGAGCCCCTCTGCAGAG CCATGTGTGGAGGGCAGCTGTCTACCGCTGCAGGGGTCGTCCTTTCCCCCAACTGGCCCGGGCCCTACGCGGAGGGGGAGGACTGTGTGTGGAGGGTCCACGTCGGAGAGGAGAAGCGCATCCTTCTGGACATCCAGTT CTTGAACCTGAGCGACAGTGACATCCTCACGATCTACGACGGAGACGACCTCAACACCCACATTCTGGGCCAGTTCCTGGGCAGCGGCGGCCCCCAGAAGCTCTACTCCTCCACGCCAGACCTGACGATCCAGTTCCACTCCGACCCAGCGGGGCTCATCTTCGGGAAAGGACGCGGCTTCATCATGAACTACATTG AGGTGTCACGAAATGACTCCTGTTCTGACCTGCCGGAGATTCAGAATGGCTGGAAGACGACCTCGCACACGGAGCTGGTGAGAGAGGCCAGAATCACCTACCAGTGTGACCCCGGCTACGACATTGTGGGAAGGGACACCCTCACCTGCCAGTGGGACCTCAGCTGGAGCAGTGACCCCCCCTTCTGCGAGAAAA tcatgTACTGCACAGACCCCGGGGAGGTGGAGCATTCCAGCCGTCTGATCTCGGACCCGGTGCTGCTGGTGGGGACCACGATCCAATACAGCTGCAGTCCAGGCTTTGTGCTGGAAGGGAGCTCCCTCCTGACCTGCTACAGCCGAGAGACGGGGACTCCGATCTGGACCTCGCGGCTTCCCCGCTGTGTCC CCGAGGAGTCCCTGGCCTGTGACAACCCGGGCCTGCCGGAGAATGGATACCAGATCCTGTACAAACGCCTCTACCTGCCCGGGGAGTCCCTGACCTTCATGTGCTACGAGGGCTTTGAGCTGCTGGGCCAGGTCGCCATCCAGTGCCTCCTTGGGCAGCCGTCCCGCTGGAGTGGGCCCCTCCCGGTCTGTCGAG TGAATCAAGACAGCTTTGAACACGCCTTAgaag TGGCCGAAGCTGCTGCCCAGAGCTCCCTGGAGGGGGGGAACCTGGCTCTGGCCACTTTCCTCCCCGTCCTGctggtctccttgctgctgggtgCAGCCTACGTCTACATCaccag GTGCCGCTACTCCTCCAGCCTGCGCCTGCCCCTCATGTGCTCCCACCCCTACAGTCAGATCACAGTGGAGACGGAATTCGACAACCCCATTTATGAGACAGGG gAAACACGGGAGTACGAGGTGTCCATCTGA